From the Gavia stellata isolate bGavSte3 chromosome 22, bGavSte3.hap2, whole genome shotgun sequence genome, one window contains:
- the SSTR2 gene encoding somatostatin receptor type 2 produces the protein MELEYELPNTTAFWFSPASAFDNFSVEAPTNASQNATGQHFDLTSNAILTFIYFVVCIIGLCGNTLVIYVILRYAKMKTITNIYILNLAIADELFMLGLPFLAMQVALVHWPFGKAICRIVMTVDGINQFTSIFCLTVMSVDRYLAVVHPIKSAKWRRPRTAKMINVAVWGVSLLVIMPIMIYAGVQHNHGRSSCTIIWPGESGAWYTGFIIYTFILGFLVPLTIICLCYLFIIIKVKSSGIRVGSSKRKKSEKKVTRMVSIVVAVFIFCWLPFYIFNVSSVSVLIVPTPVLKGMFDFVVVLSYANSCANPILYAFLSDNFKKSFQNVLCLVKVSGMDEADRSDSKQDKSRLNETTETQRTLLNGDLQTSI, from the coding sequence ATGGAGCTGGAATACGAGCTGCCCAACACCACCGCGTTCTGGTTCTCCCCGGCTTCCGCCTTCGACAACTTCTCCGTGGAGGCGCCCACCAATGCATCACAGAACGCCACAGGCCAGCACTTCGACCTGACCAGCAATGCCATCCTCACCTTCATCTACTTCGTGGTCTGCATCATCGGGCTGTGTGGCAACACGCTGGTGATATACGTCATCCTTCGTTATGCCAAGATGAAGACCATCACCAACATCTACATCCTCAACCTGGCCATCGCAGACGAGCTGTTCATGCTCGGCCTGCCCTTCCTGGCCATGCAGGTCGCCCTGGTACACTGGCCCTTTGGCAAAGCCATCTGCAGAATTGTCATGACGGTGGATGGGATCAACCAGTTCACCAGTATCTTCTGCTTGACAGTTATGAGCGTTGACCGGTACCTGGCTGTCGTCCATCCCATTAAATCTGCCAAGTGGCGGCGACCCAGGACAGCCAAAATGATCAATGTGGCCGTTTGGGGCGTCTCCCTCTTGGTGATCATGCCCATCATGATTTATGCTGGGGTGCAGCATAATCACGGCAGGAGTAGCTGCACCATCATCTGGCCAGGAGAGTCGGGCGCCTGGTACACGGGCTTCATCATCTACACCTTCATCTTGGGCTTCCTGGTGCCTCTCACCATTATCTGCCTTTGCTACTTGTTCATCATTATCAAAGTCAAGTCCTCGGGCATCAGAGTGGGCTCCTCCAAGAGGAAAAAGTCCGAGAAGAAAGTCACCAGGATGGTCTCCATCGTGGTCGCTGTCTTCATCTTCTGCTGGCTCCCTTTCTACATCTTCAACGTCTCCTCAGTCTCCGTCCTGATCGTGCCCACGCCTGTCCTCAAGGGCATGTTCGACTTTGTGGTGGTCCTCAGTTATGCCAACAGCTGTGCCAACCCCATCCTTTATGCCTTCTTGTCCGACAACTTCAAGAAGAGCTTTCAGAACGTCCTCTGCCTGGTGAAGGTCAGCGGCATGGACGAGGCGGACCGGAGCGACAGCAAGCAGGACAAATCCAGGCTCAACGAGACCACAGAAACCCAAAGAACCCTGCTCAATGGTGACCTGCAGACGAGCATCTGA
- the COG1 gene encoding LOW QUALITY PROTEIN: conserved oligomeric Golgi complex subunit 1 (The sequence of the model RefSeq protein was modified relative to this genomic sequence to represent the inferred CDS: inserted 1 base in 1 codon; deleted 1 base in 1 codon) has protein sequence MAARGAEAEALFEAHTAAELRAVERRLRAGIEQKREELRQMVGERYRDLIEAADTIAEMRLSAERLLGAVRGLQRGGAARPAPAAPARPPAQEXLLPGGGAAEAAAGRPREGVGGRGGRPVPARRPAPPARRPPPPPAAARRAPRPRQPGARPLPILLRQVAAASHLRSTILQESKSLLKSQTVSDQAVAEALCAIMLLEDSSPRQALADFLLARKLAIQQLLNQPHHGAGIKAQVCSLMELLTTTLYQAHALFYTVPEGMPPDPALPCGLLFSTLESTTGQHPAGRGGVLEEEVKLSSWFRYLPESVVEFQPALRTLAHPISRDYLRDALQKWIAMCSDDIRAGVSNLLVYVKSMKGLAGIRDAVWELLTSESISQNWEAVCCRLLDKPASFWEDLLQQLFLDRLETLTKEGFDSISSSSKQLLTLALQELEVKSSTSALSKHIQFEHNVALFLWSESSSDLPSDAAWVNVANRGQFTKSGLSMKAQALTPCVQSFCSALDSKLKARLDDLLSYLPADSSAAKEATPAVQPRSAFDRYADAGTVEGLLRDHCVACIHHVLGCMREELQSAQSLLGGQADAPSDARLNAVLFMARLCQSLTELCPHLKQCILGQSGSTEMALKETRSTKKLGKGKAQEVTPVQAKWQGVKTELLQQSLFAYQIWSSAVTKGLVQCFTHTLLLDTAGSVLATATNWDEIEIQEETESGNSVTSKIRLPVQPSWYVQCLLFSLCQEVNRVGGHTLPKVTLQELLKAYMAEVLAAYEKLMEEKQEKKAGTFPMTQNRALQLLYDLRYLSIILTAKSEEAKTSRIKHDSRIEKVTDFLEGHIDPFDLDVFTPHLNSNLNRLVQRTSVLLGLLTGTENQYTSRSGTLSSQELHNILPLASSQIRFGLLPLSMSSSRKSKSATRSTERVQVPPPALARAEDEALRPGSLFRQLVTEEEDTAAPSLFKLGWLSGMTK, from the exons AtggcggcgcggggcgcggagGCCGAGGCCCTCTTTGAGGCGCACACGGCGGCCGAGCTGCGGGCGGTGGAGCGGCGGCTGCGGGCCGGCATCGAACAGAAGCGGGAGGAACTGCGGCAGATGGTGGGCGAGCGGTATCGCGACCTCATCGAAGCGGCCGACACCATCGCCGAGATGCGCCTCAGCGCCGAGCGCCTCCTGGGCGCCGTGCGGGGCCTGcagcggggcggcgcggcccggcccgccccggcggcgccG GCTCGGCCGCCGGCTCAGG GGCTTCTACCGGGCGGCGGCgcagctgaagctgctgctggacGTCCCCGAGAAGGTGTGGGGGGCCGTGGAGGCCGGCCGGTACCTGCCCGCCGCCCGGCTCCACCTGCTCGGCGGCCACCTCCGCCGCCAGCTGCAGCTCGACGCGCCCCGCGCCCGCGGCAGCCCGGTGCTCGCCCgctt cccatcctcctgcgGCAAGTGGCCGCCGCCAGCCACCTCAG ATCCACCATCCTGCAGGAGAGCAAGTCCCTGCTGAAGAGCCAGACCGTGTCGGACCAGGCGGTGGCAGAAGCCCTGTGTGCCATCATGCTCCTGGAGGACAGCTCTCCGCGCCAGGCCCTCGCCGACTTCCTTTTGGCCAGGAAGCTGGCCATTCAGCAGCTTCTCAACCAGCCGCACCACG GTGCAGGTATAAAAGCTCAGGTGTGTTCACTGATGGAGCTGCTAACCACTACCCTGTACCAGGCTCATGCTCTCTTCTACACCGTACCTGAAGGGATGCCGCCAGAtccagccctgccctgcggTTTGCTCTTCTCGACCCTGGAGAGCACCACAGGCCAGCACCCAGCGG GGAGAGGTGGGGttctggaggaggaggtgaagctGAGCAGCTGGTTCAGGTACCTCCCGGAGTCCGTGGTGGAGTTCCAGCCAGCCCTGCGGACCCTAGCACACCCCATCAGCCGGGACTACCTCAGAGACGCGCTGCAAAAGTGGATCGCCAT GTGCAGTGATGACATCAGGGCCGGGGTCAGCAACCTGCTCGTCTATGTGAAGAGCATGAAAGGCCTCGCGGGGATTCGCGACGCAGTGTGGGAGCTGCTGACAAGCGAGTCCATAAGCCAGAACTGGGAGGCGGTGTGCTGTCGCCTTTTGGACAAGCCTGCTTCCTTCTGGGAGGACCTGTTGCAGCAGCTGTTCCTGGACAGGCTAGAG ACACTGACCAAAGAAGGGTTTGACTCCATCTCAAGCAGCTCCAAACAGCTTCTCACCTTAGCCCTGCAGGAACTTGAAGTCAAATCCAGCACCTCTGCCCTGAGCAAGCACATCCAGTTTGAACACAACGTGGCCTTGTTCCTGTGGTCAGAGAGCTCCAGCGACCTGCCTTCCGACGCTGCTTGGGTCAACGTGGCAAACCGCGGCCAGTTCACCAAGAGCGGCCTGTCCATGAAGGCACAGGCGCTCACGCCATGTGTGCAGAGCTTCTGCTCGGCTCTGGACTCAAAGCtgaaggccaggttggacgaCCTCCTGTCCTACCTTCCCGCAGACTCCTCGGCCGCCAAGGAGGCCACTCCCGCGGTGCAGCCACGCTCTGCCTTCGACCGCTACGCCGACGCCGGCACGGTAGAGGGACTGCTCCGCGACCACTGCGTTGCCTGCATCCACCATGTGCTGGGCTGCATGCGCGAAGAGCTCCAGAGTGCCCAGAGCCTGCTGGGGGGGCAGGCGGACGCTCCCAGCGATGCCAGACTCAATGCCGTCCTCTTCATGGCGAGACTCTGCCAGTCCCTGACCGAGCTCTGCCCTCACCTGAAGCAGTGTATCCTGGGCCAGTCGGGCAGCACAGAGATGGCGCTGAAGGAAACCCGCTCCACCAAgaagctggggaaggggaaagccCAGGAAGTGACACCTGTGCAGGCCAAGTGGCAGGGGGTGAAGacagagctcctgcagcagagccTCTTTGCTTACCAGATCTGGAGCTCAGCTGTCACCAAA GGTCTGGTTCAGTGCTTTACCCACACGTTGCTGCTAGACACAGCTGGCTCTGTCCTGGCCACAGCCACCAACTGGGATGAAATTGAAATTCAGGAGGAGACCGAGTCTGGAAACAGCGTGACATCGAAGATCCGTCTGCCTGTGCAG CCATCCTGGTACGTCCAGTGCCTCCTCTTCAGCCTGTGCCAAGAGGTGAACCGGGTCGGCGGTCACACTCTTCCGAAAGTCACCTTGCAGGAGTTGCTGAAGGCCTACATGGCAGAAGTGCTTGCTGCCTATGAAAAGCtcatggaagaaaagcaggagaag AAAGCAGGCACCTTCCCCATGACCCAGAACAGAGCTCTGCAGTTACTCTACGATCTGCGGTACCTGAGCATCATCTTGACGGCAAAGAGCGAAGAAGCAAAAACCAGCAGGATCAAGCATGACTCCAG GATTGAGAAGGTGACTGACTTCCTGGAGGGACACATAGATCCGTTTGACTTGGACGTTTTTACTCCACACTTGAACAGCAACCTTAATCGCCTGGTTCAGCGAACCTCT GTTCTCTTGGGCTTGCTGACCGGGACAGAGAACCAGTACACAAGCAGGAGCGGCACTCTGAGCTCCCAGGAGCTCCACAACATCTTGCCGTTAGCGTCCAGCCAGATCAG ATTTGGACTTCTGCCGCTGAGTATGTCGAGCTCGCGAAAGAGCAAGTCTGCTACCAGGAGCACAGAAAGAGTTCAG GTTCCACCCCCTGCACTCGCAAGAGCAGAAGACGAGGCATTGCGCCCTGGCTCTTTGTTCAGGCAGCTTGTAACCGAGGAGGAAGACACAGCTGCCCCTTCTCTCTTCAAGCTGGGATGGCTTTCTGGCATGACCAAGTga